The Ostrea edulis chromosome 1, xbOstEdul1.1, whole genome shotgun sequence genomic sequence TCGTTCGCCTCTACACTTGGATTTCTGCTTCCTCTACGAATCTGGTGGTCTTCTGTAAGTCCTCCACTGTTCCAAATAGCTTTTCCTGGATGGTTGTTGGTAATGGCCATATCCTTTGTCCCAATGCCTGATGGTTCTTGCATGTCTGTAGAATATGTGTTGTATCTTGTTCTGCCTCACCACAGGGACacattggggatggtaccacTTTCATCACTCTGTTCAGATGTTTGTTTAGTCTATTGTGTCCTGTTCTCAGTCTGAATATGACGGTTTGTTCAGGTCTCGACAGATGGTGGTAACTGTCTTGATGCTTGGATTTTCTGTACAGAGATTTGATTATGGTTTTCATCTCTGCAAGGCAGACTGGGTTTTTCTCCTGTTGTTGTCCAGCACCTTGTTTTGCGAGAATGTCAGCTTGTTCATTACCATAGACTCCACAGTGCGAAGGGATCCATTGTAGCACTGTTATGCGACTTTGAATGTTAAATAGCGCCTGTTCTAGTAATGGTAGCTTGTTGTTTGTCAAGCTCTGTAATACAGATAGAGCATCTGTCAGGAAAACAACTGGAGTTGTGATATTGACTTTGTCTGTGATGGTATGTGCAGCATGTCTGATGGCTTTTTTTCAGCTTTGTAGTTGGAACAATGCAAGCCTGTTGGTATTGCTTCAGATTGTCGCTCTTCATTTGGATATTGGATGTATATACCAGCCCCTCCGTTTGTTTTTGCATTTGTGGCTGATCCGTCTGTGAATACTCTTATCCAAAATTCAGAGGGGTACTGTTCTTCTAGCATGGTCATAGTGTGAGTTTTCTTTACAATATCAGATTGTTCATCTTTGGATGTGATGTTTGGTACTGATGTCTGAATGCTGACATTTCTCAGTTTATCTTCAGTAGGGtagtcatttacagaaaaggCTATAGGTTTGACTTGTTTTGGTAGCGATTCATGATGTTCTCTTTGTAAAGCTCTTGTCTCTAATACAAAACTTGATCCTTTCAGTCTGCCTGATGAGAGTTGCGTTAGTCTATTATTCATTGGGTGATCTTCAGTACAGCAGTATTTTGCGGCTTGTAACATTGCATTGCACTCCCTTCTCTTATTTAGCGGAGTTATGTTTGTTATCTCCTCCATACTATGTATTGGGGTTGACTTCATGGCACCTGTAATGATTCGTAGTGCCTGGTTTTGTACTTTGTCTAAGGTTTGTAGGTGGGTTTTTGCTGCTGTCATCCATGAGCTAGATCCATATTCGAGATGTGGACGAACATTCCCCTGGTAAactgattttaatattttttcattggcACCCCAATTTGTTCCTGACAATTTCCCCATGATGCTTAGTTTTCTTCTTGCTTTTGCTTCAGCTGATGTTATATGCTGCTTCCATGTCATTCTTTTAtgaacgggatgatttcagcttctccatcgtcaacttcccatatttgtgtattATCCATTATcactgcatgtggtgtttatatctctcaactgattcgatacgctagagcttgttctgcttatggtcagtttttaaatcgatgtaagctactgacatacaagttgatggtacaggggtttcaacaatctcgattgaagtcagcattttcgcaaattctatggtcgttataacgatctagttcgtcaatgcaacctattattgggtcaaatgctgtctgacgtatttcatataCCGATTatttggccgttcttggcacactgattttgactacggataactccgtttacctgatcaggatatagggttcacggcggatgtgaccggtcgacagggggtgcttactcctcctgtaggcacctgatctcacctctggtgtgtccaggggtccgcgtttgcccaactatctattttgcattgcttataggagttatgagattgatcactgttcgttatcttcacctatcataCAGGGAATATAAAAAGGTTTCGAAGAGGTGTGAACGTTTGGTTAAAAACACTCAGAATAACAGACAGTAAGTAGATcaagatatttagaaagagagAGCCGTCACTGAGGAAGCTGGAGAATCGGGACTTGGAGATTCAAAGACTCCCAGAACTAGGTCACTAGCCAACAAACGCGTGTGTCGAATGACACTGTGGCATAAATTCTGCATCGAAAATTCCGCAATGAGACTATGCATAAAATATAGTTTTCTATCTTCAAATAAACTGATGATATCAACAAGTAAATTGACGAGCGCTATAAGTTAATTAATTAAAGGggtattaattcaattgatgtgcgaaataattgaattattgttctcttcattTGAAGTATTGCGCACACCAATTCAGTTGTTCGTAACAATTGAATCATTGtactcttcaaatgaattaatgatatcatatgagagagagagagagagagagagagagagagagagagagagagagagatttcttcAATTCAACCTATCAACAATTAAAGTAGTGACCTCTTTGATTGAAGTGTTGCTCTATTTAAAGAATTCATGCGCATACAAACTTGTGGTAAATAAAAtggatatcttcaattgaattaaagagatcaaatctttaaataaattttgtgcacaataattccaccacattgatgcgcGCATATCACCAATATATAATTGATGCTagcaataactgaattgatgcgtacattaattcaatattgataagagcaataattaaCTTGATGAGCGtgtcaattgaattattgcgcgcaatatgtcaattgatgcatgcatcaGTTCAATTATTACATCTgtactattctctttagagaagtcgagaggcatagccttcatgaAGGCtgtgcctctcgacttctctaaagagaatagatAAGAGCAATAACTGGTTTGATCGATGTGCGCATCatattgaattattgcgcgcaatttAATCTTCAGATAATGAATGAATTCTTCAAGTATTTGCGTTTATGTTATAATTAATCATATCTAATCACAGGCGTCTGAAGTGTGGATACCGTGTATAGATCTTGTGTATATACCCCCATCCTCTACCCAACAATAATCTATTCAAAATAAGTGGTTTTCCCGCCGATCACTTTCATAAGGCGTTCTAGGCAGTTTCTGTAAGCGTTTGAGAAGACTACTTGTGAGATACAATATATGCATaatatctcacaagtggtcatctcaaaagcttataGTAAGCAGAAACTGACTATTTAGAGCGACTTATAAGGGTGATTGGTGGataaatcacatattttggataaattattgcaTGGTTCTGTATTTTCTATTGGGTCCAGAAATGGGGTATGAACATAAGATTTATACACgctatccatacttcaggtgcctgtgatgttaatttggcgctccatctGTGCCAAAATCATCGAGATTTAGCGCTAATTTGGATGGAAAATAACAGACGAAGGCGAGACGATAGCTCTAGATGTATTTCAATCAAATCCACGCTGAAGAGGTCGGGCAAACTGACAGAAAGAAGACAATGTGCTGATTTTCGAAGGTGGACaaatgtatttagttttttgcatgatgaaaaggtgaagataatgaacagtgatcaatctcataatgaTAACTCCTATAGCAACGCGTAACCATCACTTTTGGATTCTATCTCAAAGTGTTGAACTTATGAAATCAATATCATTCTTTCCACATTGCCAGAAATAATTACCGTTTTGCTAATTTTAATAAATCGCCATATTGGATTCACGATAGCCAGTTGGCAAAGGATTGTATAGGAAAAAATATCTAACATCTAATGTCCATGCTACATACCTTGAATTAAATGAAGGTGGAATTAGGTGCCTATAGGAGGAGTTAGTACCTCTGTttaccggccacacccgccgcgCATGAGCccgatatcttgatcaggtaaacggagtaatccgtagccaaaattggtatgtataaaaaaaccacggcctaacaattgattTAAAATACGTAAGACAGCATATTCAACctaatgacaagttgtatttaAAAATTCGATCGTTATGACGAcaatagaatttacgaaatgttgactttaaacgagactgttgaaacccttgtaacatcaacttaatTGTTAGTAGTCTGCATGCCtcaaaacttatcatacgctGAACTTACTTTTGAAATTGGATCACCAATAGACGGAAAGATTTTCCAGCATTTGAAAAACCTTGAATTATTTTAAGATACCATCAAtacatttgatgcgcgcaacaactCTCTTCAAacaattgatgatatctttaattctgagttattgtgcacattaattAGATTCATGATAGCATTGATTAGTGATGAATCGATTCGCGCTATATAATTCAATTGCTGctttcattaaatgaattgatgatatcaacccAACAATTCaaaaagagagcaataattcaattaaagcgtgcatgcgcgcaataattcaattattgttctcttcacaCCCAAggtttcaaaatcatggtttatcgaccattcaaaatatatatggtaacatgctttattaatggtaaatatctgttgaacactcatctcaaattgtttcaagttacATATaagtatgacagattttttttttttttttttacagtaggtcaaagtatggtatatttttcgagatttttctcacatgtaaccatcgttactgagtccttgacatgataatatgtaagataaacattaattttccatgtattattccataacttgtattggaattgactgagcatatatttttctaatttgcgaatgacaataaatacaggttttcaaagaaaatatttaatcaacacaacaagaaattatctgctgtaaaagtcagcaaacagattttaagagcgcaaaataaacgactagatatcactttcaatatctttgaaatggcagaaaataaaattgattaacaaatattctcgaacagttcaatatgtatgaaacatgaaaacaaaagactagcaatagatatagaacgatagcttttttgtatgtaaatgaagtagcgctataattctgtaacgtatgtttcaacacttacacaacagtacatccatgaaaatattatgccaaaacgatgtcatcatcagttattctttacgattgatgttgcaaaatcataaagacatcacttaattcaatggaaataccaattt encodes the following:
- the LOC125675120 gene encoding uncharacterized protein LOC125675120, which translates into the protein MTWKQHITSAEAKARRKLSIMGKLSGTNWGANEKILKSVYQGNVRPHLEYGSSSWMTAAKTHLQTLDKVQNQALRIITGAMKSTPIHSMEEITNITPLNKRRECNAMLQAAKYCCTEDHPMNNRLTQLSSGRLKGSSFVLETRALQREHHESLPKQVKPIAFSVNDYPTEDKLRNVSIQTSVPNITSKDEQSDIVKKTHTMTMLEEQYPSEFWIRVFTDGSATNAKTNGGADKVNITTPVVFLTDALSVLQSLTNNKLPLLEQALFNIQSRITVLQWIPSHCGVYGNEQADILAKQGAGQQQEKNPVCLAEMKTIIKSLYRKSKHQDSYHHLSRPEQTVIFRLRTGHNRLNKHLNRVMKVVPSPMCPCGEAEQDTTHILQTCKNHQALGQRIWPLPTTIQEKLFGTVEDLQKTTRFVEEAEIQV